The stretch of DNA AAGTGTCGTTCCAGTCCCTAACGTCCCGTTAACGGGACTCAGGGTCAGCCTACGTCGTTAAGGCTAGTTCGTTATGCGTAATAGTTGGAACTCTATATAAAAACATGGAAACTTACGATAAAATCGGGCTTAATTATAATAAAACAAGAAAAGTTGATCATAGAATTGCTTCTATTATCGAAGAAAACCTACAACCAAACGGAATTAACCTTAAGTTATTGGATGTTGGTGCTGGAACCGGAAACTATTCAAATTTCTTCTCAGCAAAAGGATATAATGTTACTGCACTTGAGCCTTCGGACATTATGCTTGCTCAAGCACCACAAAACAATAACATTAAATGGATAAAAGGTTCCGCTGAACATATCGACATTCAGGACAATTTTTTTGATGGTGTTTTCTCGGTTCTAGCGTCTCATCATTTCAATAAATTACAATTAGCTATTTCGGAGATAAATAGAACTTTAAAATCTAAACATTTTGCTGTCATTTTTACTGCAGATCCTTCACTAGTTAGCAAAAAATCATGGCTATTTGATTACTTTGAAATTGTTTTTGAAAAAGCTATACCA from Leptospira montravelensis encodes:
- a CDS encoding class I SAM-dependent methyltransferase, with translation METYDKIGLNYNKTRKVDHRIASIIEENLQPNGINLKLLDVGAGTGNYSNFFSAKGYNVTALEPSDIMLAQAPQNNNIKWIKGSAEHIDIQDNFFDGVFSVLASHHFNKLQLAISEINRTLKSKHFAVIFTADPSLVSKKSWLFDYFEIVFEKAIPNYINIENFKSLIQYTANTDVKIIDYPLPDNLTNNFFASGWKKPSLYLDQNFISGISPLASLETNTLNLIQERLENDLKNGTWNNKYGQILEENHFDGGYRFLVWQKS